The following are from one region of the Novosphingobium humi genome:
- a CDS encoding YncE family protein — translation MTSVTKWAGAGLMAAMIAAAPAAAQPGAHYTVTDRIAGADGGWDYARVDVPRGVLYVARSNAVMALDLATRKVTDAITGADGAHQVIVIDDGATLVETDGKSGLTRFVDVATGKVIAQVPSGKKPDAGFYDAATGQIAVMSPGSDTITSIDAKTHAVTGTMKLAGGLEFAVSNGHGGAFVNLEDENKIAEVDLKAGRLLRKIAMPGCVGPTGLAMVAGGKRLISACANGVAVVADVASGKAVAKLPIGKDADAVIADEARGLAFIPCGGSGTLVALDIRRPDHIAVAQVIPTQIGAKTGALDPRDGRVYLPAATLAAPEAGAKRGKPVPGSFVILVVSPKA, via the coding sequence ATGACAAGTGTAACGAAATGGGCAGGCGCCGGCCTGATGGCGGCGATGATCGCGGCCGCGCCCGCCGCCGCGCAGCCCGGCGCGCATTACACCGTGACCGACAGGATCGCCGGGGCCGATGGCGGCTGGGACTATGCGCGGGTCGATGTGCCGCGCGGTGTGCTGTATGTCGCGCGCAGCAATGCGGTGATGGCGCTCGATCTGGCCACGCGCAAGGTGACCGACGCGATCACCGGCGCGGATGGCGCGCATCAGGTGATTGTGATCGACGATGGGGCCACGCTGGTCGAAACCGACGGCAAGAGCGGCCTGACCCGCTTTGTCGACGTGGCCACCGGCAAGGTGATCGCGCAGGTGCCCAGCGGCAAGAAGCCCGATGCGGGTTTTTACGATGCCGCCACCGGCCAGATTGCGGTGATGAGCCCCGGCAGCGACACGATCACCAGCATTGATGCCAAAACCCACGCGGTGACGGGCACGATGAAGTTGGCGGGCGGTCTGGAATTTGCGGTGAGCAACGGGCACGGCGGAGCTTTTGTCAATCTTGAGGATGAAAACAAGATCGCTGAAGTCGATCTGAAGGCGGGCCGTCTGCTGCGCAAGATCGCCATGCCCGGCTGCGTCGGCCCCACGGGGCTGGCGATGGTGGCCGGGGGCAAGCGCCTGATCTCGGCCTGCGCCAATGGCGTGGCGGTGGTGGCCGATGTGGCAAGCGGCAAGGCGGTGGCCAAGCTGCCCATCGGCAAGGATGCCGATGCGGTGATCGCCGATGAGGCGCGCGGGCTGGCCTTCATCCCCTGTGGAGGCAGCGGCACGCTGGTCGCTCTGGACATCCGCCGCCCCGATCATATCGCTGTGGCGCAGGTCATCCCCACCCAGATCGGCGCCAAGACCGGCGCGCTCGATCCGCGCGATGGCCGCGTCTATCTGCCCGCCGCCACGCTGGCCGCGCCCGAGGCTGGGGCCAAGCGCGGCAAGCCGGTGCCGGGCAGTTTCGTCATTCTGGTTGTGTCGCCCAAAGCCTGA
- a CDS encoding sensor histidine kinase — MTRSRSGLVLAVMRSLMAALFAVWLWLAPHHHAQGGPDTVWLFGAYLVFALVMLAVAAQSWWYDFRLARAAFAVDVATFLVGLYLTEAVTLDFFSSFMAFFAFLMLNSATRWNRRSILMIAAGLAACFLLAGLLVEWSEFHFDTTKFIRRFSTLALLSLMLGWFAFNRQNVPVARYIRPELSQDPLAGVLDYAMAAYGAAGGAIAWVAQGETRPMIRTGGTMGEGVELAALDMPLLAGGMVFDAPRRRALGINDQDRVVAMAPAPMEGLIAGFAGMQGLSLPIAGRTGRGQLVLTGISGLNYDDLFAARGVVREVAAAMDEEETEAMAREVAMSRLRTQIAADLHDSVVQTLAGAKFRLEALRHKLAQGTAVPDDIDLLCAGLAAEQGHVRAIIERLRQGQIQPGRRDLLQELTPLADQLSAQWLVAVSVSVSAEGEGPIIVPTALNFEIQQILREATANAARHGQARHVRVELGVTGGALGVAIVDDGIGFAPEALGAPPQSIAARVARLGGDLTIGSLHGQTRVLVTLPMEPAG; from the coding sequence TTGACCCGTTCGCGTTCCGGTCTGGTCCTGGCCGTGATGCGCAGTTTGATGGCGGCGCTGTTTGCGGTGTGGCTCTGGCTGGCGCCGCATCACCATGCGCAGGGCGGGCCGGATACGGTCTGGCTGTTTGGGGCCTATCTGGTCTTTGCGCTGGTGATGCTGGCGGTGGCCGCGCAAAGCTGGTGGTATGATTTCCGGCTGGCGCGGGCGGCCTTTGCCGTTGATGTGGCCACCTTCCTTGTCGGCCTTTATCTGACCGAGGCGGTGACGCTGGATTTCTTCAGCTCCTTCATGGCCTTCTTTGCCTTTCTGATGCTCAATTCGGCCACGCGGTGGAACAGGCGCAGCATATTGATGATCGCGGCGGGGCTGGCGGCCTGTTTCCTGCTGGCGGGGCTGCTGGTCGAATGGAGTGAGTTTCATTTCGACACGACCAAATTCATCCGCCGCTTCAGCACACTGGCGCTGCTTTCGCTGATGCTGGGCTGGTTCGCCTTCAATCGGCAGAATGTGCCCGTGGCCCGTTATATAAGGCCTGAATTGTCGCAGGACCCTTTGGCCGGGGTGCTGGATTATGCGATGGCGGCCTATGGCGCGGCCGGGGGCGCCATCGCATGGGTGGCGCAGGGCGAAACGCGGCCCATGATCCGCACCGGCGGCACCATGGGCGAAGGCGTGGAACTGGCCGCTCTGGATATGCCTTTGCTGGCGGGCGGCATGGTGTTTGATGCCCCGCGCCGCCGGGCGTTGGGCATCAACGATCAGGACCGGGTTGTGGCGATGGCGCCCGCGCCGATGGAAGGGCTGATCGCGGGCTTTGCCGGAATGCAGGGCCTGTCCTTGCCGATTGCGGGGCGGACGGGGCGGGGGCAACTGGTGCTGACGGGCATATCGGGCCTCAATTACGACGATCTCTTTGCCGCGCGCGGCGTGGTGCGCGAAGTGGCCGCCGCGATGGATGAGGAGGAAACCGAGGCCATGGCGCGCGAAGTGGCCATGTCGCGCCTGCGCACCCAGATTGCCGCCGATCTGCATGACAGCGTGGTCCAGACGCTGGCCGGGGCGAAATTCCGGCTGGAGGCCTTGCGCCATAAGTTGGCGCAAGGGACCGCCGTGCCTGATGACATCGACCTGCTCTGCGCCGGGCTGGCGGCCGAACAGGGCCATGTGCGCGCCATCATCGAGCGCCTGCGTCAGGGCCAGATCCAGCCGGGGCGGCGCGACCTGCTTCAGGAACTGACCCCGCTGGCCGACCAGCTTTCCGCGCAATGGCTGGTGGCGGTTTCGGTATCGGTGTCGGCGGAGGGGGAGGGGCCGATCATCGTGCCCACCGCGCTCAATTTCGAGATCCAGCAGATCCTGCGCGAGGCCACCGCCAATGCCGCCCGCCATGGACAGGCGCGCCATGTCCGCGTCGAACTGGGCGTGACCGGGGGCGCTCTGGGCGTGGCCATTGTCGACGATGGCATCGGCTTTGCCCCCGAAGCGCTGGGCGCGCCGCCGCAATCCATCGCCGCGCGCGTGGCAAGGCTGGGAGGGGACTTGACCATCGGGTCGCTCCACGGGCAAACGCGCGTGCTTGTAACCCTGCCCATGGAGCCTGCCGGATGA
- a CDS encoding phosphatase PAP2 family protein: protein MMKAMLSAALLAVAMPAMVPTAALAQNAPAKPKTLQYLDATLFQPVLILPAPMAKDMPANARELAMLHQLIASASPQRLKQAYEDAIHEDPAIFNETLGVDLKKLPATWELLDIVNRESAVVAGIAKDHFHRMRPYSADASLPFCEGKADPAKPAYRSYPSGHSTLGYAVGVALARLVPAKADRILDRAQDYAMSREYCGAHYASDIQASEVIGTLAATLLLNDPRLADKVAAAKAELSRS, encoded by the coding sequence ATGATGAAAGCGATGCTGAGCGCTGCCCTGCTGGCGGTGGCCATGCCTGCGATGGTGCCCACGGCCGCCTTGGCGCAAAACGCGCCTGCCAAGCCCAAAACACTGCAATATCTGGATGCCACGCTGTTTCAGCCGGTGCTGATCCTGCCCGCGCCGATGGCCAAGGACATGCCCGCCAATGCGCGCGAACTGGCCATGTTGCACCAGTTGATCGCCAGCGCCAGCCCGCAGCGCTTGAAGCAGGCCTATGAGGATGCGATCCACGAGGACCCGGCCATTTTCAACGAAACGCTGGGCGTCGATTTGAAAAAGCTGCCCGCGACATGGGAATTGCTGGACATCGTCAACCGTGAATCCGCGGTCGTTGCCGGCATCGCCAAGGATCATTTCCACCGCATGCGGCCCTACAGCGCGGATGCCTCGCTGCCCTTCTGCGAAGGCAAGGCCGATCCGGCCAAGCCTGCCTATCGTTCCTATCCCTCGGGCCATTCGACGCTGGGCTATGCGGTGGGCGTGGCGCTGGCGCGGCTGGTGCCGGCCAAGGCCGACCGGATTCTGGACCGCGCGCAGGATTACGCGATGAGCCGCGAATATTGCGGCGCGCATTACGCCAGCGACATTCAGGCCAGCGAGGTGATCGGCACCTTGGCGGCCACGCTCTTGCTCAACGATCCGCGTCTGGCCGACAAGGTGGCCGCGGCCAAGGCGGAATTGAGCCGGAGCTGA
- a CDS encoding response regulator gives MTSIVIADDHAFLRAGLEQVLGSLGFAIAASVGDGDAALAAVAEKDPDLVIVDLRMPGRNGVAVLAALRGRGDMRPVLMLAAEIDDASLVAAIRLGVNGIVLKDSDASALRQAIDTVMAGDRAISMAMMERAFMLASQPSPANPLDALSERDRRIVEGVAAGLRNREIAENLAISEGSVKVYLHRIFDRLNVGNRTELALLVRGGEGGR, from the coding sequence ATGACCAGCATCGTCATTGCCGACGATCACGCCTTTTTGCGCGCCGGGCTGGAGCAGGTGCTGGGCAGTCTGGGTTTTGCGATTGCGGCCTCGGTGGGCGATGGCGATGCGGCGCTGGCGGCGGTGGCGGAAAAGGACCCCGATCTGGTGATCGTCGATCTGCGCATGCCGGGGCGCAATGGGGTGGCGGTGCTGGCGGCCCTGCGCGGGCGGGGCGATATGCGGCCGGTGCTGATGCTGGCGGCCGAGATCGACGATGCCAGTCTGGTTGCCGCCATCCGGCTGGGCGTCAACGGAATAGTGCTGAAAGACAGCGATGCATCGGCGTTGCGGCAGGCCATCGATACGGTGATGGCGGGAGATCGGGCGATTTCGATGGCGATGATGGAGCGGGCCTTCATGCTGGCCTCGCAGCCCTCGCCAGCCAACCCGCTCGATGCGCTGTCCGAGCGCGACCGGCGGATCGTCGAAGGCGTCGCGGCGGGCCTGCGCAACCGCGAAATCGCCGAAAACCTCGCCATTTCCGAAGGTTCGGTGAAGGTCTATCTGCACCGTATCTTCGACCGGCTCAATGTGGGCAATCGCACTGAACTGGCGCTGCTGGTGCGCGGGGGCGAGGGCGGGCGCTGA
- a CDS encoding ATP-binding protein has product MADAITALAYFTIPVALVMLVRRRGDIAFSWVFICFAVFILACGATHVISIITLWHPIYGIQALVKALTAVVSVATAAALWPLMPKLLAIPSPTQLRLANEALAARVEERDAAIEQLQAEIAERRSIQAQLADRSRELDIARSVAESASQAKSNFLANMSHELRTPLNAVMGYAQLMMREKGIEDRHQHAARTIHDSGQHLLTLINDILDLSKIEAGKLELYPASIDLRGFLNGIAAIMRVRTEEKALDFACDLAPDLPDFVLADEKRLRQVLLNLLGNAVKFTDRGRVTLGASVLMISGQNVRLNFAVRDTGVGIAAQDLSAIFMPFEQVGANDKRSGGTGLGLSISRQLIELMDSTLKVESAAGEGSLFWFDLDLAVSHAQADGGVNPAECTGYRGDRRRVLIVDDITANREVLAALLADLGFIVEQAPNAQEGIAQAIASPPDLILMDIRMPGMDGLEAIHALGEHSGARHVPIIAVSSGISPQNQAAALAAGARSFLPKPLDRAEMIRLVGEATGVEWVVEQAEEEDETMTIPAPEALGALYEAAAAGNMRAVRGEAERIGALDPAYRAFAEAITRMARAFQSQALLAMVEASMEARA; this is encoded by the coding sequence ATGGCCGACGCCATCACGGCGCTGGCCTATTTCACCATCCCGGTCGCGCTGGTCATGCTGGTGCGCAGGCGCGGTGATATCGCGTTCAGTTGGGTGTTCATCTGCTTTGCGGTGTTCATTCTGGCCTGCGGGGCCACGCATGTCATTTCGATCATCACCCTGTGGCATCCGATTTACGGCATTCAGGCGCTGGTCAAGGCGCTGACCGCTGTGGTCTCGGTGGCAACGGCGGCCGCGCTCTGGCCGCTGATGCCCAAGCTGCTGGCCATTCCATCGCCCACGCAACTGCGGCTGGCCAATGAGGCGCTGGCCGCGCGGGTTGAGGAGCGCGATGCGGCCATCGAGCAATTGCAGGCCGAAATCGCCGAGCGTCGAAGCATTCAGGCCCAACTGGCCGACCGCAGCCGCGAACTGGACATCGCCCGTTCCGTGGCCGAGAGCGCCAGTCAGGCCAAGTCGAACTTTCTGGCCAATATGAGCCATGAATTGCGCACGCCGCTCAACGCCGTGATGGGGTATGCCCAATTGATGATGCGCGAAAAGGGCATCGAGGATCGGCACCAGCACGCCGCCCGCACCATCCATGACAGCGGCCAGCATCTGCTCACGCTCATCAATGACATTCTGGATCTGTCGAAAATCGAGGCAGGCAAGCTGGAGCTTTATCCCGCCAGCATCGACCTGCGCGGATTCCTCAATGGGATCGCGGCGATCATGCGCGTGCGGACCGAGGAAAAGGCGCTGGATTTTGCCTGCGATCTGGCCCCCGATCTGCCCGATTTCGTGCTGGCCGATGAAAAGCGGCTGCGTCAGGTGCTGCTCAACCTGCTGGGCAATGCGGTCAAATTCACCGACCGGGGCCGGGTGACGCTGGGCGCCAGCGTGCTGATGATCAGCGGCCAGAACGTGCGGCTCAATTTCGCGGTGCGCGACACCGGGGTGGGGATCGCCGCGCAGGATCTGTCCGCGATCTTCATGCCCTTTGAACAGGTGGGCGCCAATGACAAGCGTTCGGGCGGCACCGGGCTTGGCCTGTCGATCAGCCGCCAGTTGATCGAATTGATGGACAGCACGCTCAAGGTCGAGAGTGCGGCGGGCGAGGGCAGCCTTTTCTGGTTCGACCTCGATCTGGCCGTCTCGCATGCCCAGGCGGACGGCGGGGTCAATCCGGCCGAATGCACCGGCTATCGCGGCGACCGGCGCCGGGTGCTGATCGTGGATGACATCACCGCCAACCGCGAAGTTTTGGCCGCGCTGCTGGCCGATCTGGGCTTTATCGTTGAGCAGGCGCCCAATGCGCAGGAGGGCATCGCGCAGGCCATTGCCTCGCCGCCCGATCTGATCCTGATGGACATCCGCATGCCGGGCATGGACGGGCTGGAGGCAATCCATGCGCTGGGCGAGCACAGTGGCGCGCGGCATGTGCCGATCATCGCGGTATCCTCTGGCATCTCGCCGCAAAATCAGGCCGCCGCGCTGGCGGCGGGCGCGCGTTCCTTTCTGCCCAAGCCGCTGGACCGGGCCGAGATGATCCGCTTGGTGGGCGAGGCGACCGGGGTGGAATGGGTGGTCGAACAGGCCGAGGAGGAGGATGAGACTATGACCATTCCCGCGCCCGAGGCGCTGGGCGCGCTGTATGAAGCGGCGGCGGCGGGTAATATGCGCGCGGTGCGAGGCGAGGCCGAGAGGATCGGCGCGCTCGATCCGGCCTA